A portion of the Paenibacillus sp. PvR098 genome contains these proteins:
- a CDS encoding UvrB/UvrC motif-containing protein, which produces MICQECGKKQATLHFTKILNGEKTEFHICESCAREKGELIPGTPNGFSIHNLLSGLLDFEPSAHSTLANKVQPSRCEHCGLTYTQFSKVGRFGCSECYKHFGEKLDPLFKRVHGNIMHTGKVPKRSGGLIKDKREIDQLKKELLVSIENEEFEQAAKLRDQIRELEKKVAEG; this is translated from the coding sequence ATGATATGTCAAGAATGTGGTAAGAAGCAGGCAACTCTCCATTTTACTAAAATATTAAATGGTGAGAAGACAGAATTTCATATTTGTGAGTCATGCGCCAGAGAAAAGGGAGAGCTGATACCGGGAACACCGAACGGCTTCTCTATTCACAACCTGCTAAGCGGATTACTCGATTTCGAACCATCAGCGCACAGTACGCTGGCGAACAAAGTTCAACCTAGCCGCTGCGAGCATTGCGGGCTTACCTACACTCAATTCAGTAAAGTGGGACGATTCGGCTGCAGCGAATGTTATAAACATTTTGGCGAGAAATTGGACCCCCTTTTCAAAAGAGTTCATGGAAACATAATGCACACCGGTAAGGTTCCTAAACGTTCTGGTGGGTTAATTAAAGATAAACGTGAAATAGATCAATTAAAGAAAGAACTGCTGGTGTCCATTGAAAATGAAGAATTCGAACAAGCGGCCAAGCTTCGGGACCAGATTCGCGAGCTAGAGAAAAAAGTAGCCGAAGGCTGA